The genome window AGAAAAATTTACCAAACAATACCAGTACAAGAAAACAGCAAGACAAACAACAGTAAGACTCATGATGAACTCGGAGTAATAAATACCCAAATGTTTGAAAGAGCTGGTTTGCAAGGCATTGTTGAAAGTGTCCCCGCTTGCTAATCTGTACCACTATGGAACCAATGCTGGCTCACCTCGTTCCATTTTCAGTACAGACCATTATCTATGCACAGCAAAAACCTTCTGACATCAACTCATCAAATAAATGCTATTTCCTGTACAAAACATGCTCTCAGAGGCACTCCATCAGACTATTACCAGAAGAGGGTGATGCTTGCCGAAACACCACGGCCGTTGGCGCTAAATTAGCATAATCAAGAGCAAGATTTATTCTGCCAAGAACTCTAAACTGCATAGATACCCATCCGAGACAAACAGAATGCTTGAGCTTCACACGCTTATATTGAGAGGATGAAGATTAACAGGTTTCAAACATCCACAGCATGGCGCTGAGACCAAATTCCAGGCAACAATGGCCCCCAAAAAACCAGCAACTCGCTTCAAACTCAAAAAAACCATAGGAAGAGAAGAGTTCTAATGATCAAGAAGGAGCAATCATCCAAAAGGCGGTCAAAAACCCTAAAACGACAAGCGCCGACGTGAATCAAGAACCCTAGACTCGGAACGAAGGGATTGAGAGAGGGACAAAAATGGGATTGAagtcaagaaaaaaaaggagggaAGAAATGCCCTCCGCTTCAAAATTACGGGGTACATTGCAATGAACTCGAACCCTAACAGGCACCTATCGATGCTGAGAGCAACAATCCAATCGAAAAGAAGAAGTGAGCCAGTTGCGCCGAGGAGCGGTGCGGTTTTCGGCGAAATCTCGGACAATTGCGGCGACGAGGGGTCTTCTTGCGTGATCCACGCAAAGAAGAACAAGAGAAAACTTGTGATGGAAAGGAGGGCGGCACCCGCTTGGTCTTCTTCCGtgtttcgctctctctctctctctcatcaaggAAACGCTCGCTTTCTCCCGCAGTGCGTCGGTGCGTTTCTCGGAACGATGTTGGGAGGCCGGTGGGCGTGAACCAGCTTCGCTCGCCTTCTCTCGGTCGCTTGGCTCGCAGGCTTTGCTCCGGTTCGGGTTCCTTCGGCTGGGAAAGACCTACGATGGTGGTGATGGTGACGAGGAGTACCGACTCGATTAACTTGGCCTTCCGGGCAGTCATGCGGACTCGCGCTCCGGCGTTCGATTGGAACAGACGGAAGCGCGAAGGACGAGTGGCGGTGTGGGCATACGATACAGAAATCCAAGTGCACTTGAGTCGATCGATCGTGACCGTCGATCAGGAGAGTTTCGTGTGTTGGGTCGGATCGGGTTAGTATGATACAGAAATCCGGCAAGGAGATCACCTGCCTTGTCAAAAGCACGGTTCAGGGTATCCCGCGAAAGGACAGTGGACCCAGGAGCACCGTAGGGACAAATCAGCCCTGCAAATTTGACGTGTGATTCGGCCCGCCGAATTGCTCAAACTACAGCTTTGCATTCATCTATTTCATCTTTCTGCAAGCAGGAAATGCAGATCATGACATCACAAATACTACACGATTCTTAAGTCACAAAAGAGCAGTGGTTGATAATTCATTAAAGTTCCAACACAAATACCAGATGATTCTAAAGCAACAATAACCAGTGATTGATGATTTCATTAAAGTTACAACACAAATATTAGATGTTAACAACAACACTAAATAATGTTACTGAACCTCTCAGATTGTCCTTCAATTTTGAGGAGTCCATTCTTCAGCTCTGCATACATTGATTCCATCTTTCTGCGAGCAGGAAATGTAGATCATGATAACGAAGTAGAAGACCCGTCAATAACTTGAGCACTGTTGATAAAAAGTTACGACACAAATACTAGATTTTAACTTAAACAACAACGCTAGATATTGTTCTCGAACTTCTACTTCACGATACACACAATTTTGCACTGAAGCAAATAAATCACTATAACAAACTCACTTGATAGTCATTTCAAAAAGCATCTTCGATAATGGCATTAACTGTTCCATAAAACTTGGGATGCTACAACTTTGCATAATCAAGTTTAGAACTCACAAGTATATTTCTGACATGTATCTCCCTCATTGCCAATAACTGAGCTCCAGATAAATCACTTCTAAAAGAAATTCAACTTCCAGTTATTATTTGAAGCAAACAGCAACAATGCAGGAAAAATCGGCAACATATTGCATACAACATTTATCATCTTATCAAGTAACCTGGAAATATTTGCTGCTTTGGATACTGCTTAGTGTCCACCTGATAACAACTGCAACGTTCACCATCATAGTAGATTTGAAGATCATGAAATAGGTATCCAGACTCTGTGCCGACCAACCCAGCCAAGCTGTCCATGATATTTGAGTATGCCATCAAATATTCCAAGGTTACATTGAGCAACAGTTAATTAATTGAAGTTACAACATAAATACCAGTAGTTACCAACACCAGCACCATAAGCACACTACTCAGCAGAAGTCTGAATCTTTCTACCTTGCAAGATAAGGTTAATCAGGGAGTAACTGCAGGAAAACAAACTTCTCATGGACCATATATATTTCCAAATGTCTCTTCGTACCCAATACCAGAACTCCAAAAAGCTAACTTCTCAGAAAAATGCACCTTCCATTCCTTAATTGAAGCAAATGGCAGCAAACCACTCAGTGTGGGAAGAATCAGCAGCAGGAGAATGTAGAATGCATATCGTCTTACCCAGTATGGCAACCTGACTGTGTTGGCCACTTGGGTCACAGCGACAGGGCCATAAAGAATATTGTGAAATGCAGATGGGAAAACATTGGCAAAGAAATGAAGCATACAGAGAACTTCCCAATAAATTAACCAATGGTAACCACTCCCACCTAATGTGTCTACACATAGCTTACCAGCAAAGCCACAAACAACTCCCAATAGCATAACCAAAAAAGTCACAGGCATAGTTGGACCTGACATTGCCGAGCGTTGAAAAACCAAGTAAGCAATCGCTAAAATCATCAATATTCCAAAACACATACGGGTCAGGACCACAAAATGACATCTCAGTGTTAGCCACCCTGAACTAAAAGACTGAACTGATTTCGGGATCCACCACGATCTGGACTCCTGggacaacaaagaaaaaaaattctgcTAAGCTTAAATATCCAAGAATACCAGCATTCAAATTAAGAACATCGAAATATTAAGAGATACCTTAAGAGTGTAATTGCAGGCAGATGTCACCTCTGTGATGCGTTGTAAGGAATAAATTGATGCTCCATAGAGAAGAAAGCCACACATGATAATCAACCCAGTGACTAGGAGATCAATGCATCTCTTCAAGAGTTCTGCATGCCTGGTCTCCAGCATTTGATTCCTTAATTTCTCTTCTTTAAAGGAAGCCTTTGAGATACCCATGGATATCTTTATTTTCTCCAACAAATTTGCATCGGAACTAAGGGCTAATTGGGATTGCTTTAGTTTCAACTTTTCCATGACTAGACCTATCTCAACAGCTTTCAGGTCATTAGAGCGTGTCTGCTCAACAACAGATCTCTCATAAGTATCCAGAATAGAATGACTGAACCTATGATTAGATGTGCCGTGATAAATATTTGCAAGATGCTGATTTTCCTGCCCATAAGGAATAAGTTGATTGCTCATAGAACTCAGTGGCATATTTTCTTGGAGATTTTCAACTACACTGACAGGTTCAGGATTGGCTAATTCAGGTGTATATTCACTACTACTGCATGTGAAAAAACTGCAATCAGTATTATCTTGCTTAGTAATAGATGCTTTGTTAATCAGACATAGGGTCTTCAATGTGCTCTGGAACGACTTATCAAAGTTTCTTATGAAATAGTCAAACTTATTGCCGTATATCTGTCCAAATAGAAAATTAATTATAGATCTCATGGAAAGCCATGTAAGATACtgattttgaattataaaagGTTATTCTGAATAGCAACATGTTCGGTTTAAGGCAGGCTTACATTTGTTATAGATTCTTTAACTGCTGAAGTACAAATCTGCACCAAAAGCATATTCATATCAGACAATTATAAAAAATCTGATAGTATGAAAATCATTTGTATGAATTAAAAAATGTACCATGGAAAAATGATTTATCTGTGACCTCCTTCCTGAGATGTTCTTGCCATTCAAAATCTGAATCAAGGAATTCCTAACATCAACCAAATGGCCACTAACGCTCAAAAAAAAAACAAGGTAAAAACACCCTAGTATTACATAATAAGATGCTAATATGGTTGAACATTTAATGAAAATGATCATGGTTTCAATATTTTGATCTATTCCTGTGGCTACTGAACATGCACTTGATTCACTATAATCACTCATAGCCAAAACACTCTCCCAAGTTGAAGTTTTACTCATCATGCAATCAGCTTGGTAATCAAATGCACCCACCATCTATAATAATCGTTAAACTGATCaggtaaaacaaaaaataaatctcCAAGATCAGGTGGCATATTCACCAACTAGAAGCCCAGACAGACAATAACTTCTATGTAGTTATTCAATAAATGGCACTTAATTATTATACTAGGCAAGATCCTTCTAGAAATACTGTGTGAACATGATCAATCACTTTTTCAATGAAAACAATCAATCATATCCTTTTGGTCTAAGAAACTTAACTAAAATTACTGATGCACAtgccatttttattttttcaaataattGAGTACAGGTGATAGAATAAGAAAATTCACACAAGACTATGATCTTTGCTGACAATTAACTAAACATTTGCATATCAAAAGTTGAATCATATTTTTCCAGAATGTCATCAGCTTGGAAGCAAAAAAAGGGGCACTGTCTGGTAAATTTCCTGAAAAACATTTTCAGTTTTCTTTCAAAAGAAAAGATGAGCATAGCTTTTAGACATTTCATTTCTTCTTTCTCTCCCTCTTTTGGCCATGCATCCCTCCAAATTCTGCCCGTATAGGTAACGTG of Musa acuminata AAA Group cultivar baxijiao chromosome BXJ2-3, Cavendish_Baxijiao_AAA, whole genome shotgun sequence contains these proteins:
- the LOC103977552 gene encoding protein CPR-5 isoform X1, which encodes MECARSNGSAAVDGGDGEGGRGRAGGRVDCATVRMRRWQPLERGRGVSSSRTRSTERDDASSSSSSSSRQRTQRTGMRLRNRHRSLWAPRVGRGNEGLEDLALPLGMSFAAVVAQILNGKNISGRRSQINHFSMICTSAVKESITNIYGNKFDYFIRNFDKSFQSTLKTLCLINKASITKQDNTDCSFFTCSSSEYTPELANPEPVSVVENLQENMPLSSMSNQLIPYGQENQHLANIYHGTSNHRFSHSILDTYERSVVEQTRSNDLKAVEIGLVMEKLKLKQSQLALSSDANLLEKIKISMGISKASFKEEKLRNQMLETRHAELLKRCIDLLVTGLIIMCGFLLYGASIYSLQRITEVTSACNYTLKESRSWWIPKSVQSFSSGWLTLRCHFVVLTRMCFGILMILAIAYLVFQRSAMSGPTMPVTFLVMLLGVVCGFAGKLCVDTLGGSGYHWLIYWEVLCMLHFFANVFPSAFHNILYGPVAVTQVANTVRLPYWVRRYAFYILLLLILPTLSGLLPFASIKEWKVHFSEKLAFWSSGIGYEETFGNIYGP
- the LOC103977552 gene encoding protein CPR-5 isoform X2, producing MECARSNGSAAVDGGDGEGGRGRAGGRVDCATVRMRRWQPLERGRGVSSSRTRSTERDDASSSSSSSSRQRTQRTGMRLRNRHRSLWAPRVGRGNEGLEDLALPLGMSFAAVVAQILNGKNISGRRSQINHFSMICTSAVKESITNTRSNDLKAVEIGLVMEKLKLKQSQLALSSDANLLEKIKISMGISKASFKEEKLRNQMLETRHAELLKRCIDLLVTGLIIMCGFLLYGASIYSLQRITEVTSACNYTLKESRSWWIPKSVQSFSSGWLTLRCHFVVLTRMCFGILMILAIAYLVFQRSAMSGPTMPVTFLVMLLGVVCGFAGKLCVDTLGGSGYHWLIYWEVLCMLHFFANVFPSAFHNILYGPVAVTQVANTVRLPYWVRRYAFYILLLLILPTLSGLLPFASIKEWKVHFSEKLAFWSSGIGYEETFGNIYGP